NNNNNNNNNNNNNNNNNNNNNNNNNNNNNNNNNNNNNNNNNNNNNNNNNNNNNNNNNNNNNNNNNNNNNNNNNNNNNNNNNNNNNNNNNNNNNNNNNNNNNNNNNNNNNNNNNNNNNNNNNNNNNNNNNNNNNNNNNNNNNNNNNNNNNNNNNNNNNNNNNNNNNNNNNNNNNNNNNNNNNNNNNNNNNNNNNNNNNNNNNNNNNNNNNNNNNNNNNNNNNNNNNNNNNNNNNNNNNNNNNNNNNNNNNNNNNNNNNNNNNNNNNNNNNNNNNNNNNNNNNNNNNNNNNNNNNNNNNNNNNNNNNNNNNNNNNNNNNNNNNNNNNNNNNNNNNNNNNNNNNNNNNNNNNNNNNNNNNNNNNNNNNNNNNNNNNNNNNNNNNNNNNNNNNNNNNNNNNNNNNNNNNNNNNNNNNNNNNNNNNNNNNNNNNNNNNNNNNNNNNNNNNNNNNNNNNNNNNNNNNNNNNNNNNNNNNNNNNNNNNNNNNNNNNNNNNNNNNNNNNNNNNNNNNNNNNNNNNNNNNNNNNNNNNNNNNNNNNNNNNNNNNNNNNNNNNNNNNNNNNNNNNNNNNNNNNNNNNNNNNNNNNNNNNNNNNNNNNNNNNNNNNNNNNNNNNNNNNNNNNNNNNNNNNNNNNNNNNNNNNNNNNNNNNNNNNNNNNNNNNNNNNNNNNNNNNNNNNNNNNNNNNNNNNNNNNNNNNNNNNNNNNNNNNNNNNNNNNNNNNNNNNNNNNNNNNNNNNNNNNTGCCAAGTGAAAACAGTTAATGTCTTTAATCTTTATGTCTATTTTCCTATTCCTATTGGTATGAACTATGATCttcaatgttttattttttatgcacCTTGACTATTTATGTTTAAGCTTAAGCTAAGAAATTATGCCTTGCATGTGAGACATATTTACATCTTAGTGCTTTTATATGTATGTATGGAATGGAAAAAATCTAGTCCCAAGTTCAATGGTTGCCATAAGTTCGGCAATTGTTCATTGTTTTGAGAGATAAAAACAAGGTTCcctaagtgtagggaggacgtAAGTGGTTGTGTTAACCAAAATCCTTGTTCTGAATAAATGCTCTACCATTAATATATCCTAAACTTTTGCAATTTACAAGATGGCTAACCAATGTTGTCATATCTGAAACCTGCATGCCTAAGCTTTCTTTGGTTCTTTGGAAAATGCTAAACTGACCGGACATATCCATGCTCTTGCAGAACTGCAGTCAATGAATTTAAACCAGCATAGATAAAGTCAGTTTGGGGATGTGTCCTATCGCCCGTTATAAATACATGCACACCATTCATGAGTTCAATCCAGCTACAACCTGGTCTCTTCTTCACATTGTGTTGCTTCATTGTGTGTCTCACCTCAGATACTTCTTCGTATCGACCAACCACTCCATAAACATTTGACATCAACACATAATTTCCGCAATGACCTGGCTCAAGTTCAATCACCTTACTTGCTGCAATCTCAGCCAAGTCTGTATCCTTGTGGATTCGGCATGCTGCTAGCAAAGCCCTCCATCCGACAGGATCGCCCTTAAATGGCATCGTTAGCATTAAATCGTAAGCCTCCTTGAGCTTCCCTGCTCGACAAAGCATGTCAATCACACATGTGTAGTGTTCAATGGATGGAGGTACACCATATTTTGAATCCATTTCAGCTAGAAACTCAAGCCCTTCCTTCACCATGCCAGCATGGTTGCACGCAGACAACAATCCAACAAAACTGATTTCATTTGGTACCAATTGAGCTTGACGCATACGAGAAAACGTATCTAATGCCTCGTCACCATAACCGTGCATTGCAAAACCAGTGATCATGATGTTCCATGAGGCCACATCCTTCTCTGTCATGTTATCAAAAACCATGTGAGCGTCTCTCATATTTCCACATTTTGCATACATGTCCATCAATGCATTGTTCAATAGAACATCATCAAACTCGTTATTTGTTCCTTCCTTCCCCAACCCATTTACAATCATATACCCATGTATCTCTCTACCATGCATCAAGGCTGCTAGATGAGTGCAAGCTGGAAGTACTGTTGTAACTGTAACTAAATCAGGTTGAACCCTATTGCCTAGCATCCTATCAAAAAGCCTCAAAGTTCCATAATGATCACTGCACCGTTGATGAACTGATATTACTGAGTTCCATGAAAATATATCCTTCTCATCCATAATCTCAAATACATTCAAGGCATCACTAGCACATTTGCATTTCCCATACATATCAATCAGTGCATTTGAAACAACAACACTAGAATCATAACCCATTTTTATCACAAACCCATGAACAGCTCTTCCATTGTCAAAGTCTCCTATCACAGAATATATAGACAAAACACCAGTAACTGTATATCTACAAGGAACTACCCCATTTTCCACCATCCTCCTAAACACCCTCAAGGCCTCCTCAAAGTGGCCAATCTGCGCATACCCATTAACCATTGAGTTCCAAAGCACAACATCTCTAACAGGCAATTCATCAAACACCTCATGTGCATCCACCACAAATCCAAATTTCAAGTAAGTAATAACCAAAGCACTTCCAACAAAAACATCCAATTCCAACCCAAGTTTAAACAACAAGCCATGAATCTTCTTAACCTCCACATCATAATATTATGGATGTTCAAGGTAACAGTTAATCTGGACCTTTGTACTTGAAAGTAACtt
This region of Cicer arietinum cultivar CDC Frontier isolate Library 1 chromosome 8, Cicar.CDCFrontier_v2.0, whole genome shotgun sequence genomic DNA includes:
- the LOC105851114 gene encoding pentatricopeptide repeat-containing protein At3g14730, whose product is MVNGYAQIGHFEEALRVFRRMVENGVVPCRYTVTGVLSIYSVIGDFDNGRAVHGFVIKMGYDSSVVVSNALIDMYGKCKCASDALNVFEIMDEKDIFSWNSVISVHQRCSDHYGTLRLFDRMLGNRVQPDLVTVTTVLPACTHLAALMHGREIHGYMIVNGLGKEGTNNEFDDVLLNNALMDMYAKCGNMRDAHMVFDNMTEKDVASWNIMITGFAMHGYGDEALDTFSRMRQAQLVPNEISFVGLLSACNHAGMVKEGLEFLAEMDSKYGVPPSIEHYTCVIDMLCRAGKLKEAYDLMLTMPFKGDPVGWRALLAACRIHKDTDLAEIAASKVIELEPGHCGNYVLMSNVYGVVGRYEEVSEVRHTMKQHNVKKRPGCSWIELMNGVHVFITGDRTHPQTDFIYAGLNSLTAVLQEHGYVRSV